A window of the Budorcas taxicolor isolate Tak-1 chromosome 8, Takin1.1, whole genome shotgun sequence genome harbors these coding sequences:
- the SFTPC gene encoding pulmonary surfactant-associated protein C: MDVGSKEVLMESPPDYSAVPGGRLRIPCCPVNIKRLLIVVVVVVLVVVVIVGALLMGLHMSQKHTEMVLEMSIAGPEAQQRLALSERVGTTATFSIGSTGTVVYDYQRLLIAYKPAPGTCCYIMKVAPQSIPSLEALTRKLQNFQAKPPVPSSKLGQEQGRDAGSAFSGDLAFLGRTVSTLCGEVPLYYT, from the exons ATGGATGTGGGCAGCAAAGAGGTCTTGATGGAGAGCCCGCCG GACTACTCAGCAGTCCCCGGGGGCCGGCTTCGCATCCCCTGCTGTCCAGTGAACATCAAACGCCTTCTCATTGTGGTCGTGGTTGTGGTCCTTGTCGTCGTGGTGATCGTAGGAGCCCTGCTCATGGGTCTTCACATGAGCCAGAAACATACAGAGATG GTTCTAGAGATGAGCATCGCAGGCCCGGAAGCACAGCAACGCCTGGCCCTGAGTGAGCGTGTGGGAACCACTGCCACTTTCTCCATCGGCTCCACTGGCACTGTGGTGTATGACTACCAGCGG CTCCTGATTGCCTACAAGCCAGCCCCCGGAACCTGCTGCTACATTATGAAGGTGGCTCCGCAGAGCATCCCAAGTCTCGAGGCTCTCACTCGAAAATTGCAGAACTTCCAG GCCAAGCCCCCAGTGCCTTCCTCGAAGCTGGGCCAGGAGCAGGGCCGTGACGCCGGCTCAGCATTCTCTGGGGACCTGGCCTTCCTGGGCAGGACCGTGAGCACCCTGTGTGGCGAGGTGCCCCTGTACTACACTTAG
- the REEP4 gene encoding receptor expression-enhancing protein 4 translates to MVSWMICRLVVLVFGMLYPAYASYKAVKTKNIREYVRWMMYWIVFALFMAVETFTDIFISWFPFYYEIKMAFVLWLLSPYTRGASMLYRKFVHPSLSRHEKEIDTYIVQAKERSYETVLSFGKRGLNIAASAAVQAATKSQGALAGRLRSFSMQDLRTIPDGPAPTYQDPLYLEDQVPRHRPPIGYRAGGLRDSDTDNECWSDTEVVPQPPARPREKPLGRSQSLRVIKRKPLAREGTSRSLKVRTRKKTAPSDMDS, encoded by the exons ATGGTGTCGTGGATGATCTGTCGCCTGGTGGT GCTGGTGTTTGGGATGCTGTACCCAGCTTATGCTTCCTACAAGGCTGTGAAGACCAAGAACATTCGTGAATAT GTCCGATGGATGATGTACTGGATCGTCTTTGCGCTCTTCATGGCGGTGGAGACCTTCACGGACATCTTTATTTCCTG GTTCCCTTTCTACTACGAGATCAAGATGGCGTTTGTGCTGTGGCTGCTTTCGCCCTACACCAGGGGGGCCAGCATGCTTTACCGAAAGTTTGTCCACCCATCCTTATCTCGCCATGAGAAG GAAATCGACACCTACATTGTGCAAGCCAAGGAGCGCAGCTACGAGACGGTGCTCAGCTTTGGGAAGCGGGGCCTCAACATTGCCGCCTCTGCTGCTGTGCAGGCTGCTACCAAG AGTCAGGGTGCACTGGCCGGGAGGCTGCGGAGCTTCTCCATGCAGGACCTGCGCACGATCCCTGATGGCCCCGCCCCCACCTACCAGGATCCCCTCTACCTGGAGGACCAGGTACCCCGCCACAGGCCACCTATCG GGTACCGGGCAGGGGGCCTGCGAGACAGTGACACCGATAATGAGTGTTGGTCCGACACAGAAGTGGTCCCCCAGCCACCAGCCCGGCCCCGAGAGAAGCCGCTGGGCCGCAGCCAGAGTCTGCGTGTGATCAAGAGGAAGCCTCTGGCCCGGGAG GGCACCTCGCGCTCCCTGAAGGTTCGGACGAGGAAAAAGACCGCACCCTCAGACATGGACAGCTAG
- the LGI3 gene encoding leucine-rich repeat LGI family member 3 yields the protein MAGLQARRVSGLRLLALSTLGLCLMLQVGAKRPPKTPPCPPSCSCTRDTAFCVDSKAVPRNLPSEVISLTLVNAAFSEIQDGAFSHLPLLQFLLLNSNKFTLIGDNAFTGLSHLQYLFIENNDIWALSKFTFRGLKSLTHLSLANNNLQTLPRDIFRPLDILSELDLRGNSLNCDCKVKWLVEWLAHTNTTVAPIYCASPPRFQEHKVQDLPLREFDCITTDFVLYQTLSFPAVSAEPFLYSSDLYLALAQPGASACTILKWDYVERQLRDYDRIPAPSAVHCKPMVVDSQLYVVVAQLFGGSYIYHWDPNTTRFTKLQDIDPQRVRKPNDLEAFRIDGDWYFAVADSSKAGATSLYRWHQNGFYSHQALHPWHRDTDLEFVDGEGKPRLIVSSSSQAPVIYQWSRTQKQFVAQGEVTQVPDAQAVKHFRAGRDSYLCLSRYIGDSKILRWEGARFSEVQALPSRGSLALQPFLVGGRRYLALGSDFSFTQIYQWDEGRQKFLRFQELAVQAPRAFCYMPAGDAQLLLAPSFKGQTLVYRHVVVDLSA from the exons ATGGCGGGGCTGCAGGCCAGGCGGGTCTCAGGGCTCCGGCTGCTGGCGCTGTCTACCCTGGGCCTTTGCCTAATGCTGCAAGTCGGCGCCAAGAGACCCCCCAAGACGCCCCCCTGTCCCCCGAGTTGCTCCTGCACTAGGGACACTGCCTTCTGCGTGGACTCTAAGGCAGTGCCCAGGAACCTGCCCTCCGAGGTCATCTCTCT GACGCTGGTGAATGCTGCCTTCTCAGAGATCCAGGATGGAGCGTTTTCCCACCTGCCACTGCTGCAGTTCCT GTTACTCAATTCCAACAAGTTTACACTGATTGGAGACAATGCCTtcacaggactgtcacacctgcaGTACCT CTTCATTGAGAACAATGACATCTGGGCATTATCCAAGTTTACCTTCCGAGGACTTAAGTCTTTGACGCACCT CTCACTGGCCAACAATAACCTGCAGACACTGCCTAGAGACATCTTTCGGCCCCTGGACATCCTGAGTGAATT GGACCTGCGGGGCAACTCGCTCAATTGTGACTGCAAGGTGAAGTGGCTGGTGGAGTGGCTGGCACACACCAACACCACGGTGGCACCCATCTACTGCGCCAGCCCACCCCGCTTCCAAGAGCACAAGGTGCAGGATCTACCGCTGCGTGAGTTCGACTGCATCACCACAG ATTTCGTGTTGTACCAGACGTTGTCCTTCCCAGCAGTGTCAGCTGAGCCCTTCCTCTACTCCAGCGATCTTTATTTGGCTCTGGCCCAGCCAGGAGCCAGCGCTTGCACCATCCTCAAGTGGGACTACGTTGAAAGGCAGCTTCGAGACTATGATAGAATCCCAG CCCCCTCTGCGGTGCACTGCAAGCCGATGGTGGTGGACAGCCAGCTGTACGTGGTGGTGGCCCAGCTGTTTGGGGGTTCTTACATTTACCACTGGGACCCCAACACCACGCGCTTCACCAAGCTGCAGGATATTGACCCTCAGCGTGTGCGCAAGCCCAACGACCTCGAGGCCTTCCGCATTGATGGTGACTGGTACTTTGCTGTGGCCGACAGCTCCAAGGCGGGTGCCACCAGCCTCTACCGCTGGCACCAGAATGGCTTCTACTCCCACCAGGCCCTGCACCCCTGGCACCGTGACACCGACCTGGAATTCGTGGATGGCGAGGGAAAGCCGCGTCTGATCGTGTCCAGCAGTTCGCAGGCTCCCGTCATCTATCAGTGGAGTCGCACCCAGAAGCAGTTTGTGGCTCAGGGTGAGGTGACTCAGGTGCCTGATGCCCAGGCAGTGAAACACTTCCGTGCGGGCCGCGACAGCTACCTGTGCCTCAGCCGTTACATCGGTGACTCCAAGATCCTGCGCTGGGAGGGCGCCCGCTTCTCCGAGGTGCAGGCCCTGCCCTCCCGGGGCTCGCTAGCCCTGCAACCCTTCCTGGTGGGCGGCCGCCGCTACCTGGCATTAGGCAGCGACTTCTCCTTCACACAGATCTACCAGTGGGATGAAGGGCGGCAGAAGTTTTTGCGGTTCCAAGAGCTGGCAGTGCAGGCCCCCCGGGCTTTCTGCTACATGCCGGCTGGGGATGCCCAGCTGCTCCTGGCGCCCAGCTTCAAGGGACAGACTCTGGTGTACCGACATGTGGTGGTGGACCTCAGTGCCTAG